Below is a genomic region from Microbacterium sp. LWO12-1.2.
GTGATCGGCGATGATCGTCATGTAAAGCAGTGTGTATGAGTTGTACAAACTTGTCAACCTGTTTTACATCACGGGTGGTGATCGTAGGATTGCGGGACAACCGGAAGGCGACAGTGGCAGCGACATTGACAGACGTGGCGAGGCGCGCAGGCGTGTCCATCGCCACGGCATCCCGCGCCTTCGGCGAACCGGCGCGTCTGGCGGACGGAACGCTCGAGCGCGTGCTGCAGGCCGCCACCGATCTCGGCTACTCCACGCCGCAGTCGGCCGTCGCCACCCGCACGTTCGGCGTCGTGGTGCCGGACGTCGCGAACCCCGTCTACGCGACACTGCTCAAGGCGATCCAGGGCCAGGCGTGGCACGGCCGCCACCGCATCGTGCTGTTCGACGCCGATGAGGACCTGCGGCGCGAGCGCGAGCAGATCGAGCAGGCGCGCAAGCTCGACGGCATGCTGCTGTGCTCGCCGCGACTTCCCGACGCGGACGTGCTCGCGCTCGTCGGCGACACCCCCTACGTCGTGGTCAACCGTCAGATCGACGGTGCGGCCTGTGTGCTGATGGACACCGAGAACGGGCCCAGCCAGGCGATCGAGCACCTCGCTGCGCTGGGTCACACGCACATCGCCTATGCCGCAGGACCGCGCGGTTCCTGGGCCGATGTCCGCCGCGCCGACACCATCGCGCGGGCCTGCGAGCGCCACGGCATCCGGTTGACTCCTCTCAGCCATCACGCGGCATCGATCCAGGGCGGCCGTGCCGCTGCCGCACCCGCTGCGGCGAGCGGCGCCACCGCGGTCGTCGCCTACAACGACCTCGTCGCGCTCGGTCTCGAGGCCGGACTGATCGAGCTCGGCCGACGCTGCCCTGCCGACATCAGCATCGTGGGTATCGACGACATCGACCTCGCCGGTGCGGTGACCCCCGCGCTCACGACGGTGCGGATGCCGATCGAGCGCAGCGGTGCACTGGCGGTCGATCTGCTGCTCCAGGCGATGTCGGGAGTCGTGATCAGCGACATCGTGACCCTCGGTTCGCAGTTGATCGTGCGTGCGTCGACCGCCGCGCCGTCGCCCTGAGGGACCCCGCTCACGCCGTGCCCTTCTGCACGTGAGGGGTCAAGACACGCCGCATCATGCGGCCCGGCTGCGGCGTGTCTTGACCCCTCACGGTTCGATCTAGCGGCGAGACAGTCGCACCTCGCCGAGCAGGCGTGCGCTCGTGCGCGCGAGGGCTCGCCGTGAGAGCAGGCGGGTGCCGAGCGCGAGCAGATGGTTCTTGGTGCCGGAGATGACGCTGGGAGCGCCGTGCGGGCGGTCCAGCTGGCGGAAGGCCGTGTCGATCACCTGCGCCGAGGTCTGCTGCCGGCCCACGGATGCCGCATCGGTGCCGACGACATCGAAGAACTCGGTCTTCGTCGACCCGGGGCTCACGGCGAGCACCCGCAGGCCGGTGCCGCGGGCTTCGGCCCACAGCGCCTCGGTGAAGCTCAGCACGAACGCCTTGGTGGCGCCGTAGACGGCCATGCCGGGGGTCGGTTGATATGCCGCGGTGCTCGCGACCGTGACCAGAGCGCCGTGTCCCTGCAGCAGCTGCGGGAGGAACGCGCGCGTCAGCTCGACCAGCGTGACCACGTTGAGCTGGATCTCGCTGCTCGTGCGGGCGGGGTCGGCCTGATCGAAGGCGACGTGGGAGCCGAAGCCCGCGTTGTTGACCAGCGAGGTGATGCGGATGCCGCGGCGGTCGATCTCGTCGCGGAGTGCGACTGCTGCACCGGCGATGCCCAGGTCCGCGGGCACGACCTCGACGTCGACGTGAGCGCTCGCCCGCAGCTCGGCGGCGAGGGCTTCGAGCCGGTCGGCGCGCCGGGCCACGAGCACCAGGTTCGATCCGCGCGCCGCGAATCGTCGGGCGAACTCCACGCCCAGTCCCGAGCTCGCGCCGGTGATGAGGGCAGTGCCTCCGTGCAGGTCGAGCGTCATGATGGTGCCTTCCTCGATGTTGTCAGTGTCATCATTGTGCACGTGCCGTCGCGTGTTGTCAATGTCTACATCTGCCCTTAGGATGGACGGGTGCCCGAACAGCGCTATCACCACGGCGATCTCCGCCGCACGCTCCTCGAAGCCGCCCGCGCGAGCATCGAGGTCGAGGGTGTCGAAGCGCTGTCACTGCGCCAACTGGCCCGCGACGCAGGCGTCAGTCACGCGGCCCCCAGCCGACACTTCCGCGACAAGCAGGCCCTGCTCGACGCGCTCGCCGAAGATGGGTTCCTCCGCCTGAGCGCGGCGCTCGAAGACGTCGCGGGCGCGGAGGCGACGACCGTGGCGGACGTGCGGCAGCGGTTCGACGAGCTCGCTCGCGGATACGTCGCCTTCGCGCTCGCGCAGCCGACACTGCTGTCGCTGATGTTCGGCCTGAAGCACGCGCCGGATGCGCGCGCCGAGCTCATCGAGGCGGGCCATGCGTCGATGGCGATCACGATGCGCGTGGTCGATGCGGCGCAGCGGCTCGGGGCGATCGGCCCCGGTGACCCGCAGCGCATCGCGCTCACCGCCTTCGCCACGTTCCACGGTGTGGCGACGCTGAGTTCCGGCGGGCTGCTCGACGGCATCGCGGCGGAAGACCTGGTCGATACCGCGAGCGACACCTTCTGGCGAGGACTGCAGCCGACGGCCTGACTCCGTGCGCCGCGCCCCGCGCCCCGCGCGTCCCTGCAACCCCTGAGGGGTCAAGACACGCCGCAGCGCTCGGCCCGGCCGCGGCGTGTCTTGACCCCTCACGACTCGATGGCCCTTCCTTTCCCGGCGCATCCGTACGACTCTGGAGGGGAGAGTTCCATCGATGAGCGGAGTGCACGATGTCGAATCCCGACGCCCTGATCAACAGTTTCGAGGACTTCTCCGGCCTTCCGGAGGTGCCGGAGGAGCCGGAGGTTCCGGAAGAGGTCGAAGAGGAGATCGCGGCGGCCCGCGAAGACGAGTGAGCGCAGCGGATCAGGAGTTTTTTCCTGTTCAGCGGTAATTTGACTTCCCTGGGGAAGTGGCTATGGTCGGGAGTGTCAGCCGCCAGCCACCAAGGGGAAGCGAGTTTCACATGTCCAAGAAGTCACCGCAGGCACGCGACGGCAAGAAGGTTCCGCAGCTCTCGCTGAAGGAGAAGCGCCTCGCGAAGCGGTCGAAGCAGGAGCCTGAGGCATTCATCAAGCCGCGCAAGGGCGCGAACGCCTGATCCGCACCTCTCGCGGGGTCAGCGCTTTTCGAGCCCTGGCTGCTCGACGCGTCTGATCCCGCGACGAGGGTGCCGCGCCACGGACACGCCGGTGTATCGCTTCTGGACACGCCTTTTTCGAACCGCCAGGATGAAAAAGGAGAGTCGCGACAGGCGGCGGAGCTGAGGGGCGGACAGCATGGCGGACTTCTGGCAGACGCGGGACGGCTTCTGGCATCGGGGCGGATGGTGGCGAGCACTGCTCGTCACGGCCGGGTATCTGGTCATCTATCTCGGGGTCAGTCAGCTGGTCGGATTGACGCTCGGGCACCTGATCGTCGACGGTGGGCCTTTCGCCAGCGCCACCAACGTCGCAGTCGAGTTGCTTCTTCCGATCGGGGTCGGCGCCGTCGTCATCCTGGCCTTCCTCGCCGCCATCGGTTGGATCAAGCCCGTCTTCGGGCGCCAGCCGATCACCGGAAGGCCATGGATGTGGATCGCCGTGGCGGTCGTCGCGTATCCGATCATCTTCCGCTTCATCGGGATCGACTACGGATCGTTCCCCGCGGGGGTCGTCGTGGTGGCGCTCATCACCGGCCTCTTCATCGGCATCGCCGAGGAACTGGTGACCCGCGGGGCGGGTGTGGCGCTGCTGCGCAAGGCCGGCTACAAGGAACTGGTCGTCGCCGTGCTCTCCTCGACGCTGTTCGCGATGATGCACCTCGTCAACGCGATCGGCACCGGCTTCGACCTCACGATCGCCATCCTGCTGATCTACACGTTCTTCTTCGGCATCTGCATGTACCTCGTGATGCGCGTCACGGGCAGCATCGTCTGGGCGATCGTGATGCACGGGCTCACCGATCCGACCCTCTTCCTCTCGACGGGCGGGATCGACAAGGCCGTCGAGGGTGCGGCGCAGAACATCTGGCTCACGATCGCCAGCACCGGCAACTACAGCGTGATCCTGTTCGGCATCGTGGCGCTGTTCCTGATCCGTGGGCGGGTGCTGCCGGCGGCCGAGAAGGTGCCGACGCTTCCCGCGTGATGCGAGTCAGACGTGCGCGGTGCTGCCCTGCAGCGCGTGCACGACCGGGGCGAGCTCGGGCTGCGTGATCGCTTCGCCGAGAGTGCGTTCCAGAGCCTCGTCGTGGATCGGATGCGCCTTCTCGTAGAGCTCACGTCCGGCCGGCGTCAGCTCTGTGTAGATGCCGCGGCGGTCGTCGAGGCACAGGATGCGCGTCAGCAGGCCACGGTCCTCGAGGCGGGTGACCAGGCGCGTGGTGGCGCTCGGGCTCAGCGCCGTGGCGCGGGCGAGCTGCTGCATGCGCATGTGCCAGCCGTCCTGGCGGCTCAGGGCATCGAGCACCGTGTACTCGACGACGGAGAGGTCGGCTGAGGAGCCGAGAGCCCGTTCGAGCTCGGCCTCGATGATGCCGTGGAGCGCGGCGAGCGTGCGCCAACCGCGCGCACGGATCTCGACGGCGTCGTCAGAGATGCCCATGAGTGACCTCCAGAGATAGTTGCTTGCGCAAACTACTTGCGCGTGCAATCATTGTGTCTCGGACGCAAAATCCCGCGTCTGCAACTACTTTAGCAGAGGATCTCGGAGCGCACCCATGCCATTCGGACTCATCGCACTCGCCATCGGCGCCTTCGGAATCGGACTCACCGAGTTCGTCATCATGGGGCTGCTGCCCGAGGTGGCGGCCGACTTCAGCGTCACCGAAGCCAGCGCAGGGTGGTTGATCTCCGGCTACGCGCTCAGCGTGGTGGTCGGTGCCCTGCTGCTGACCGCCGCAACGACGCGACTCCCGCGCAAGCCGGTGCTCCTCGGACTGCTGGTGCTGTTCATCGCCGGCAACGTGCTCACCGCTCTCTCGCCCGACTACGGAGTCGCGATGGCAGGACGCATCGTCGCCGCCCTCTCGCACGGCGCCTTCTTCGGCATCGGATCCGTCGTGGCTGCTGATCTGGTGGCACCCGAGAAGAAGGCCAGGGCGATCGCCATCATGTTCACCGGGCTGACCGCCGCCAACGTCTTCGGCGTGCCGTTCGGCACCTTCCTCGGGCAGCAGTTCGGCTGGAGGTCGACGTTCTGGGTGATCTCCGTCATCGGTGTCGTGGCGCTCGTCGGCATCGGCGCGCTCGTGCGTGCTCCTCGAGGCGTCGGCGCCGGCGTGAGCCTGCGCCAGGAGCTCTCGGCGTTCCGTTCCGGCCAGGTCTGGCTCTCGCTGCTGGTGACGATCCTCGCCTACGGAGGCATGTTCGGCGCGTTCACCTACATCGCCTACACGCTCACGAGCGTGACGGGCTTCGCCTCCGCGGCCGTGCCGTGGCTGCTCGTGCTCTTCGGTCTCGGGCTGGTGGCGGGGAACGCGATCGGCGGACGCCTCGCGGACCGTTCGGTCGACCGCACACTGCTCTGGTTCATCGCCGCGCTCGCCGCGGTGCTCGTGGCTTTCGGACTCCTCGCAGGGTCGCAGCCCGCGACCATGGTCATCCTCGTGCTCATGGGCGGCTTCGGCTTCGGCACGGTCCCCGCGCTGCAGAGCCGCATCATGCACTATGCCGGAGGAGCGCCGACCCTCGCCTCGGGCGCGAACATCGGCGCATTCAACGTCGGCAACGCGCTCGGCGCCTGGGCCGGAGGCGTCGGGATCTCGGCGGGCCTCGGCTACACCTCGCCCATCTGGATCGGCGCCGCGCTCACGACATCCGCTCTCGGCGTGATGCTCGTCGCCGTCCACCTCGCCGCGCGCACCCGTCCTCGCGCCGACACGGCGACGTTCGCCACCGTCACGGCGTGAACTACCACCCCGCTTCCCCGCAAGAGAGAGAACGAGCATGACCACTCCCTCCATCCCCACCGTCACTTTGAACAACGGCCTCGAGATGCCGCAGCTCGGCTTCGGCGTCTTCCAGGTGCCCGATGCCGAGACCACGGATGCCGTCGCCAGTGCACTGGATGCCGGCTACCGCAGCATCGACACCGCCGCGATCTACGGCAACGAGGCGGGTGTCGGCGCCGCGATCGCCCGGTCGGGGCTGCCCCGTGACGAGCTCTTCGTCACCTCGAAGGTCTGGGTGTCCGACCACGGCTACGACGCCGCGCTCCGTGCGTACGACCAGTCGCTCGCACGTCTCGGGCTCGAACGGCTCGACCTGTTCCTGATCCACTGGCCCACCCCGGCGCACGACACCTACCCCGAGACCTGGCGCGCGCTCGAGCGCCTGTACGCCGACGGGCGCGTCGGGGCGATCGGAGTCTCGAACTTCGAACCGGAGCACCTCTCACGCATCGCGAGCGACACCGGCATCGTCCCGGCCGTGAACCAGGTCGAACTGCATCCCGCCCTGCAGAACCGGGCGGTCGTCGCAGCGAACACCGCTCAGGGCATCGTCACGGAGGCGTGGAGCCCGCTCGCCCAGGGCGCGGTTCTCGGCGAGGAATCGGTCGTGGCGATCGCCGCGCGCCACGGCAAGACTCCCGCTCAGGTGGTGCTGCGGTGGCACCTGCAGCAGGGGCGTGTCGTGATCCCGAAGTCCGTCACCCCTGCCCGGATCGCCGAGAACCTCGACGTATTCGACTTCGTGCTCTCGTCCGAGGAGCTCACGTCGATCGACCTGCTCGAGCGCGACGGTCGCACCGGACCGCATCCCGCGCAGTTCAACGGCTGAGTCTTCTGCCTGCGACCCTCGCGAGCATGACCGCTCGCGGGGGGCGCGTGTCTTCAGGGGTCGCGTTACT
It encodes:
- a CDS encoding aldo/keto reductase produces the protein MTTPSIPTVTLNNGLEMPQLGFGVFQVPDAETTDAVASALDAGYRSIDTAAIYGNEAGVGAAIARSGLPRDELFVTSKVWVSDHGYDAALRAYDQSLARLGLERLDLFLIHWPTPAHDTYPETWRALERLYADGRVGAIGVSNFEPEHLSRIASDTGIVPAVNQVELHPALQNRAVVAANTAQGIVTEAWSPLAQGAVLGEESVVAIAARHGKTPAQVVLRWHLQQGRVVIPKSVTPARIAENLDVFDFVLSSEELTSIDLLERDGRTGPHPAQFNG
- a CDS encoding CPBP family intramembrane glutamic endopeptidase, producing the protein MADFWQTRDGFWHRGGWWRALLVTAGYLVIYLGVSQLVGLTLGHLIVDGGPFASATNVAVELLLPIGVGAVVILAFLAAIGWIKPVFGRQPITGRPWMWIAVAVVAYPIIFRFIGIDYGSFPAGVVVVALITGLFIGIAEELVTRGAGVALLRKAGYKELVVAVLSSTLFAMMHLVNAIGTGFDLTIAILLIYTFFFGICMYLVMRVTGSIVWAIVMHGLTDPTLFLSTGGIDKAVEGAAQNIWLTIASTGNYSVILFGIVALFLIRGRVLPAAEKVPTLPA
- a CDS encoding SDR family NAD(P)-dependent oxidoreductase, giving the protein MTLDLHGGTALITGASSGLGVEFARRFAARGSNLVLVARRADRLEALAAELRASAHVDVEVVPADLGIAGAAVALRDEIDRRGIRITSLVNNAGFGSHVAFDQADPARTSSEIQLNVVTLVELTRAFLPQLLQGHGALVTVASTAAYQPTPGMAVYGATKAFVLSFTEALWAEARGTGLRVLAVSPGSTKTEFFDVVGTDAASVGRQQTSAQVIDTAFRQLDRPHGAPSVISGTKNHLLALGTRLLSRRALARTSARLLGEVRLSRR
- a CDS encoding LacI family DNA-binding transcriptional regulator, encoding MARRAGVSIATASRAFGEPARLADGTLERVLQAATDLGYSTPQSAVATRTFGVVVPDVANPVYATLLKAIQGQAWHGRHRIVLFDADEDLRREREQIEQARKLDGMLLCSPRLPDADVLALVGDTPYVVVNRQIDGAACVLMDTENGPSQAIEHLAALGHTHIAYAAGPRGSWADVRRADTIARACERHGIRLTPLSHHAASIQGGRAAAAPAAASGATAVVAYNDLVALGLEAGLIELGRRCPADISIVGIDDIDLAGAVTPALTTVRMPIERSGALAVDLLLQAMSGVVISDIVTLGSQLIVRASTAAPSP
- a CDS encoding MarR family winged helix-turn-helix transcriptional regulator: MGISDDAVEIRARGWRTLAALHGIIEAELERALGSSADLSVVEYTVLDALSRQDGWHMRMQQLARATALSPSATTRLVTRLEDRGLLTRILCLDDRRGIYTELTPAGRELYEKAHPIHDEALERTLGEAITQPELAPVVHALQGSTAHV
- a CDS encoding MFS transporter, whose protein sequence is MPFGLIALAIGAFGIGLTEFVIMGLLPEVAADFSVTEASAGWLISGYALSVVVGALLLTAATTRLPRKPVLLGLLVLFIAGNVLTALSPDYGVAMAGRIVAALSHGAFFGIGSVVAADLVAPEKKARAIAIMFTGLTAANVFGVPFGTFLGQQFGWRSTFWVISVIGVVALVGIGALVRAPRGVGAGVSLRQELSAFRSGQVWLSLLVTILAYGGMFGAFTYIAYTLTSVTGFASAAVPWLLVLFGLGLVAGNAIGGRLADRSVDRTLLWFIAALAAVLVAFGLLAGSQPATMVILVLMGGFGFGTVPALQSRIMHYAGGAPTLASGANIGAFNVGNALGAWAGGVGISAGLGYTSPIWIGAALTTSALGVMLVAVHLAARTRPRADTATFATVTA
- a CDS encoding TetR/AcrR family transcriptional regulator; the encoded protein is MPEQRYHHGDLRRTLLEAARASIEVEGVEALSLRQLARDAGVSHAAPSRHFRDKQALLDALAEDGFLRLSAALEDVAGAEATTVADVRQRFDELARGYVAFALAQPTLLSLMFGLKHAPDARAELIEAGHASMAITMRVVDAAQRLGAIGPGDPQRIALTAFATFHGVATLSSGGLLDGIAAEDLVDTASDTFWRGLQPTA